A genomic window from Accipiter gentilis chromosome 1, bAccGen1.1, whole genome shotgun sequence includes:
- the PRDM2 gene encoding PR domain zinc finger protein 2 isoform X1, which translates to MNQNTTESTVTVETLDDVPEHVLRGLPEDVRLFPSAVDKTRLGVWATKSILKGKKFGPFVGDKKKRSQVKSNVYMWEVYYPNLGWMCVDATDPEKGNWLRYINWARSGKEQNLFPLEINRTIYYKSLKPIAPGEELLVWYNGEDDPEIAAAIEEERASARSRRHSPKAKKGKKKTQEGKNKGKKVADTKQKKAVLDSTSADMRDSKEGHKEEDETPSVSAVLSLEQTAVIQEMVNQDVLPKLMIPSPTSEPQMVTEDKQGEAINCVSDDLDDDDEDDDDEEEDEEEIEDANMPKENAEMPLICEEKLDSMEEQKSTSEESPESSPKKKLVVKIPKARGESNGDVQETFMFPCQHCERKFTTKQGLERHMHIHISTVNHAFKCRYCGKAFGTQINRRRHERRHEAGPKRKPFLTLTSSQHLDNVADNQVIVDDGLKDDMNVSSLVQDSVVLDSEKVSQEMSNSAFAEENKEPKELHPCKYCKKVFGTHTNMRRHQRRVHERHLIPKGVRRKGFFTEEPPLQTEQAPPVQSVYIASTEIEEEGEVDDVYIMDISSNISENLNYYIDGKIQSNSSTSNCDVIQMESNSADLYGLNCIISPVTVEISPNLKVTQTHVNEPPKEPSSSGSNESKKRRTASPPLVPKIKTEIDPEPITPTSSLNLPLSISTESLPFHKEKGVYLSSKLKQLLQTQDSKKITPSSEIPKIGPSVTSSPILPPVSSRFKRRTSSPPSSPQHSPVLRDFVKSGEGKTVWNDNIRSSKMPKLESHSNSPAWSLTGREEKETLSPLCFEDYKISKDWTATPTFGNVCNQQPLDLSSGVKQRSDVKNKNQVPWESVLDLSVHKKPCSDAEIRECKENSIQPTCSGVKKKKPTTCMLQKVLLNEYNGTDTATDSTLGVNRSVSPSKSLEPQAEPDMDPSLSASSSVDTQPLSSSGSPVPQASAVPSMCQLPPLLTPTNPPSPPPCPPVLTVATSPPPLLPTMPLSIPDVSASATNTSSCPSPLSNTTTQSPLPVLSPTVSPSPSPVPSVEPLISAASPGPPTLSSSSSSSSSSSFSSSSSSSSPSPPPLSVVSSVVSSADNLENTLPIIKQEEAENEQQKAREDPHTSSESGVVQETFNKSFVCNVCESPFLSIKDLTKHLSIHAEEWPFKCEFCVQLFRDKTDLSEHRFLLHGVGNIFVCSVCKKEFAFLCNLQQHQRDLHPDKECTHHEFESGTLRPQNFTDPSKANVEHMQSLPEDSLEPSKEEEDEDLNDSSEELYTTIKIMASGVKSKDPDVRMGLNQHYPSFKPPPFQYHHRNPMGIGVTATNFTTHNIPQTFTTAIRCTKCGKSVDNMPELHKHILACASASDKKRYTPKKNPVPLKQTVQPKNGMVVIAGPGKNAFRRMGQPKRLNFNVEISKMSSNKLKISALKKKNQLVQKAILQKKKSAQQKAELKNNPSESDSHICPYCNREFTYVGSLNKHASYSCPKKPISPSSKKSSSKKSASSSSPASSEKGNNQRRRTADAEIKMQSMQPHLGKTRARTSGPAQIQLPSASFKSKQNVKFVPPIRSKKPNSSCSLRNSSPVRVSKMSHVDGKKTKVVAKNSSSGISGKACRKLHVRIQRNNKAVLPSKSAVATKKKADRFTVKSRERIGGPITRSLQQAANAEAAENKRDESSTKQELKDFSYRLRMASRCPSSSSHNTSTRQCKKSNCTASHFFKE; encoded by the exons gaaagaaaaagactcaGGAAGgtaaaaacaagggaaagaaggTAGCAGATACAAAGCAGAAGAAGGCTGTTTTGGATTCTACTTCTGCAGATATGAGGGATTCTAAAGAAG GTCATAAAGAGGAAGATGAAAcgccttctgtttctgctgtacTGTCCCTGGAACAAACAGCTGTGATTCAGGAAATGGTGAATCAAGATGTACTTCCAAAGCTAATGATCCCCAGTCCTACCAGTGAACCACAAATGGTAACTGAAGACAAACAAGGAGAAGCAATAAACTGTGTTTCAGATGATTTAGATGATGATGAcgaggatgatgatgatgaagaggaagacgAAGAGGAGATAGAAGATGCCAACATGcctaaagaaaatgctgaaatgccTTTGATATGTGAAGAAAAGTTAGACTCTATGGAAGAGCAAAAGAGTACGTCAGAAGAATCTCCAGAAAGCTCTCCAAAGAAAAAACTTGTTGTGAAAATTCCAAAAGCGAGAGGTGAATCAAATGGTGATGTTCAGGAAACATTCATGTTTCCCTGTCAGCATTGTGAGAGGAAGTTTACAACAAAGCAAGGACTTGAACGCCATATGCACATCCATATATCTACTGTTAACCATGCTTTCAAGTGTCGATATTGTGGGAAAGCTTTTGGAACTCAAATTAACAGGCGAAGACATGAGCGACGTCATGAGGCAGGGCCAAAAAGGAAACCGTTCTTAACACTAACATCATCACAACACTTGGATAATGTTGCTGATAACCAAGTAATTGTGGATGATGGTCTTAAAGATGACATGAATGTTTCCAGTCTTGTGCAAGACTCTGTTGTCTTGGATTCTGAGAAAGTTTCCCAAGAAATGTCAAATTCCGCTTTTGCTGAGGAAAACAAGGAGCCCAAAGAACTGCATCCGTGCAAATACTGCAAAAAGGTTTTTGGAACTCATACCAACATGCGGAGGCACCAGCGTAGGGTTCATGAGCGTCATCTTATTCCCAAAGGTGTCAGAAGAAAAGGATTCTTCACTGAAGAGCCACCGCTTCAGACAGAGCAGGCCCCACCAGTCCAGAGCGTATATATAGCAAGTACAGAAATAGAAGAGGAAGGTGAAGTAGATGATGTCTATATTATGGATATTTCCAGCAATATAtctgaaaatttaaattattacattGATGGTAAAATTCAGTCCAACAGCAGCACTAGCAATTGTGATGTGATTCAGATGGAGTCCAACTCTGCAGACTTGTATGGACTAAATTGTATTATCAGTCCAGTCACAGTGGAAATTTCCCCAAATTTAAAGGTTACACAAACACATGTGAATGAACCTCCTAAGGAACCATCTAGCAGTGGGAGCAATGAATCCAAAAAGAGGAGAACTGCCAGCCCTCCTCTTgtaccaaaaataaaaactgaaatagaCCCAGAACCTATAACTCCTACTAGTTCTTTAAATCTTCCTCTTAGCATTTCAACAGAAAGCTTAccttttcataaagaaaaaggtGTTTATTTGTCGTCAAAATTAAAACAGCTTCTTCAGACACAGGACAGTAAGAAGATAACTCCATCAAGTGAAATCCCTAAAATAGGACCTTCTGTTACATCATCACCTATTTTGCCTCCAGTATCCAGTAGATTTAAAAGGAGGACCAGCTCTCCTCCCAGTTCTCCACAGCACAGTCCAGTACTTCGAGACTTTGTCAAATCAGGTGAGGGAAAAACTGTGTGGAATGATAATATTCGGAGTTCAAAAATGCCAAAGTTAGAAAGCCACAGCAACTCACCTGCTTGGAGCTTGactggaagggaggaaaaagagactTTGAGCCCTCTTTGCTTTGAAGACTATAAAATATCAAAAGACTGGACAGCAACTCCGACTTTTGGCAATGTGTGCAACCAGCAGCCGCTGGATTTATCTAGTGGTGTGAAACAAAGGTCTGATGTCAAAAATAAGAATCAGGTTCCCTGGGAATCTGTTCTGGATTTAAGTGTGCATAAGAAGCCTTGCAGTGATGCTGAAATTAGGGAATGTAAAGAAAATTCCATACAGCCAACCTGTAGTggtgttaaaaagaagaaaccaaccACTTGCATGTTACAGAAGGTTCTCCTGAATGAGTATAATGGAACGGATACAGCCACAGACAGCACACTCGGTGTAAACAGGAGCGTGAGCCCAAGCAAGTCCCTGGAGCCTCAGGCAGAACCTGACATGGATCCCAGTCTGTCTGCATCGTCTTCTGTTGACACTCAGCCCCTTAGTTCCTCTGGTTCCCCTGTGCCACAGGCATCTGCTGTACCTTCCATGTGCCAGCTGCCTCCTTTGTTAACACCAACCAatcctccctccccaccgcccTGCCCGCCTGTGTTAACGGTTGCTACatcacctcctccccttcttccgaCAATGCCGTTATCGATTCCAGATGTCTCTGCCAGTGCCACTAACACTTCTTCTTGTCCATCGCCACTTTCTAACACTACAACCCAGTCTCCACTACCAGTTCTTTCACCTACagtttctccttctccatctcctgttCCTTCTGTTGAACctcttatttctgctgcttcacctggtCCTCCTACACTCTCTtcctcatcttcttcctcttcttcctcttctttctcctcctcttcatcgTCATCATCTCCATCTCCACCTCCTCTTTCTGTAGTTTCTTCTGTTGTTTCCTCTGCTGATAATCTTGAAAATACTCTCCCAATAATAAAACAGGAGGAAGCTGAAAATGAACAACAGAAAGCCAGAGAAGATCCTCATACTTCAAGTGAATCGGGAGTAGTGCAGGAAACATTCAATAAAAGCTTTGTGTGCAATGTCTGTGAATcaccttttctttccattaaagACCTAACGAAGCATTTATCCATTCATGCTGAAGAATGGCCCTTCAAATGTGAATTCTGTGTACAGCTTTTTAGGGATAAAACAGACTTGTCAGAACATCGCTTTCTGCTTCATGGAGTAGGAAATATCTTTGTTTGCTCGGTCTGTAAAAAGGAATTTGCTTTTTTGTGCAATTTGCAACAGCATCAGCGGGATCTCCATCCAGACAAAGAGTGCACACATCATGAGTTTGAAAGTGGGACTTTGAGACCCCAGAATTTTACTGACCCCAGTAAGGCGAATGTGGAGCACATGCAGAGCCTGCCAGAAGATTCTTTGGAACCTTCtaaagaggaggaagatgaagatcTAAATGATTCCTCTGAAGAGCTTTATACTACTATAAAAATAATGGCTTCTGGAGTAAAATCTAAAGACCCAGATGTTCGTATGGGCCTCAATCAACACTACCCAAGCTTTAAGCCACCTCCATTTCAGTATCACCATCGTAATCCTATGGGTATTGGAGTTACGGCAACAAACTTCACTACCCACAATATTCCACAGACATTTACTACTGCCATTCGATGCACAAAATGTGGCAAGAGTGTCGATAACATGCCTGAGTTACACAAACACATACTGGCCTGTGCATCTGCCAGTGATAAAAAGAGATATACGcctaaaaaaaatccagtaccACTGAAACAGACAGTGCAGCCGAAGAATGGCATGGTTGTTATAGCTGGCCCTGGAAAGAATGCCTTCAGACGAATGGGTCAGCCTAAAAGACTTAATTTCAATGTTGAGATTAGCAAAATGTCCtcaaataaactaaaaataagtgcattgaaaaagaaaaaccagcttGTCCAGAAAGCTatcttgcagaaaaagaaatctgcccAGCAGAAGGCAGAATTGAAAAATAATCCATCCGAGTCAGACTCTCACATCTGTCCCTACTGTAATAGAGAGTTTACTTATGTTGGAAGTTTGAATAAACATGCATCATACAGCTGTCCCAAAAAACCTATCTCTCCCTCCTCTAAAAAGAGTTCTTCAAAAAAAAGTGCAAGTTCTTCTTCACCTGCAAGCAGTGAAAAAGGCAACAACCAGCGTAGGCGAACAGCAGATGCAGAAATCAAAATGCAAAGCATGCAGCCTCACTTGGGCAAGACAAGAGCACGAACCTCAGGACCTGCACAAATCCAGCTTCCGTCTGCATccttcaaatcaaaacaaaacgtTAAATTTGTACCTCCCATTCGATCCAAAAAGCCAAATTCATCATGTTCATTGAGGAACTCTAGTCCCGTAAGAGTGTCCAAAATGTCCCATGTTGATGGGAAAAAAACTAAGGTGGTCGCTAAGAACAGCTCGTCTGGAATCTCAGGCAAAGCGTGCCGGAAATTGCATGTCAGAATACAAAGGAATAATAAAGCTGTTTTGCCAAGTAAGTCTGCTGTGGCAACTAAGAAAAAGGCAGACAGATTCACTGTAAAATCTAGAGAGAGGATTGGAGGACCTATTACACGAAGCCTACAACAGGCGGCAAatgcagaggcagcagaaaacaaaagagatgAAAGCAGTACAAAGCAAGAACTAAAAGATTTCAG TTACAGACTCCGCATGGCCTCTAGATGTCCCTCCTCCTCTTCGCATAACACCAGCACCAGGCAATGCAAGAAATCCAACTGCACCGCATCCCACTTCTTCAAGGAATAG
- the PRDM2 gene encoding PR domain zinc finger protein 2 isoform X3, with protein sequence MRDSKEGHKEEDETPSVSAVLSLEQTAVIQEMVNQDVLPKLMIPSPTSEPQMVTEDKQGEAINCVSDDLDDDDEDDDDEEEDEEEIEDANMPKENAEMPLICEEKLDSMEEQKSTSEESPESSPKKKLVVKIPKARGESNGDVQETFMFPCQHCERKFTTKQGLERHMHIHISTVNHAFKCRYCGKAFGTQINRRRHERRHEAGPKRKPFLTLTSSQHLDNVADNQVIVDDGLKDDMNVSSLVQDSVVLDSEKVSQEMSNSAFAEENKEPKELHPCKYCKKVFGTHTNMRRHQRRVHERHLIPKGVRRKGFFTEEPPLQTEQAPPVQSVYIASTEIEEEGEVDDVYIMDISSNISENLNYYIDGKIQSNSSTSNCDVIQMESNSADLYGLNCIISPVTVEISPNLKVTQTHVNEPPKEPSSSGSNESKKRRTASPPLVPKIKTEIDPEPITPTSSLNLPLSISTESLPFHKEKGVYLSSKLKQLLQTQDSKKITPSSEIPKIGPSVTSSPILPPVSSRFKRRTSSPPSSPQHSPVLRDFVKSGEGKTVWNDNIRSSKMPKLESHSNSPAWSLTGREEKETLSPLCFEDYKISKDWTATPTFGNVCNQQPLDLSSGVKQRSDVKNKNQVPWESVLDLSVHKKPCSDAEIRECKENSIQPTCSGVKKKKPTTCMLQKVLLNEYNGTDTATDSTLGVNRSVSPSKSLEPQAEPDMDPSLSASSSVDTQPLSSSGSPVPQASAVPSMCQLPPLLTPTNPPSPPPCPPVLTVATSPPPLLPTMPLSIPDVSASATNTSSCPSPLSNTTTQSPLPVLSPTVSPSPSPVPSVEPLISAASPGPPTLSSSSSSSSSSSFSSSSSSSSPSPPPLSVVSSVVSSADNLENTLPIIKQEEAENEQQKAREDPHTSSESGVVQETFNKSFVCNVCESPFLSIKDLTKHLSIHAEEWPFKCEFCVQLFRDKTDLSEHRFLLHGVGNIFVCSVCKKEFAFLCNLQQHQRDLHPDKECTHHEFESGTLRPQNFTDPSKANVEHMQSLPEDSLEPSKEEEDEDLNDSSEELYTTIKIMASGVKSKDPDVRMGLNQHYPSFKPPPFQYHHRNPMGIGVTATNFTTHNIPQTFTTAIRCTKCGKSVDNMPELHKHILACASASDKKRYTPKKNPVPLKQTVQPKNGMVVIAGPGKNAFRRMGQPKRLNFNVEISKMSSNKLKISALKKKNQLVQKAILQKKKSAQQKAELKNNPSESDSHICPYCNREFTYVGSLNKHASYSCPKKPISPSSKKSSSKKSASSSSPASSEKGNNQRRRTADAEIKMQSMQPHLGKTRARTSGPAQIQLPSASFKSKQNVKFVPPIRSKKPNSSCSLRNSSPVRVSKMSHVDGKKTKVVAKNSSSGISGKACRKLHVRIQRNNKAVLPSKSAVATKKKADRFTVKSRERIGGPITRSLQQAANAEAAENKRDESSTKQELKDFSYRLRMASRCPSSSSHNTSTRQCKKSNCTASHFFKE encoded by the exons ATGAGGGATTCTAAAGAAG GTCATAAAGAGGAAGATGAAAcgccttctgtttctgctgtacTGTCCCTGGAACAAACAGCTGTGATTCAGGAAATGGTGAATCAAGATGTACTTCCAAAGCTAATGATCCCCAGTCCTACCAGTGAACCACAAATGGTAACTGAAGACAAACAAGGAGAAGCAATAAACTGTGTTTCAGATGATTTAGATGATGATGAcgaggatgatgatgatgaagaggaagacgAAGAGGAGATAGAAGATGCCAACATGcctaaagaaaatgctgaaatgccTTTGATATGTGAAGAAAAGTTAGACTCTATGGAAGAGCAAAAGAGTACGTCAGAAGAATCTCCAGAAAGCTCTCCAAAGAAAAAACTTGTTGTGAAAATTCCAAAAGCGAGAGGTGAATCAAATGGTGATGTTCAGGAAACATTCATGTTTCCCTGTCAGCATTGTGAGAGGAAGTTTACAACAAAGCAAGGACTTGAACGCCATATGCACATCCATATATCTACTGTTAACCATGCTTTCAAGTGTCGATATTGTGGGAAAGCTTTTGGAACTCAAATTAACAGGCGAAGACATGAGCGACGTCATGAGGCAGGGCCAAAAAGGAAACCGTTCTTAACACTAACATCATCACAACACTTGGATAATGTTGCTGATAACCAAGTAATTGTGGATGATGGTCTTAAAGATGACATGAATGTTTCCAGTCTTGTGCAAGACTCTGTTGTCTTGGATTCTGAGAAAGTTTCCCAAGAAATGTCAAATTCCGCTTTTGCTGAGGAAAACAAGGAGCCCAAAGAACTGCATCCGTGCAAATACTGCAAAAAGGTTTTTGGAACTCATACCAACATGCGGAGGCACCAGCGTAGGGTTCATGAGCGTCATCTTATTCCCAAAGGTGTCAGAAGAAAAGGATTCTTCACTGAAGAGCCACCGCTTCAGACAGAGCAGGCCCCACCAGTCCAGAGCGTATATATAGCAAGTACAGAAATAGAAGAGGAAGGTGAAGTAGATGATGTCTATATTATGGATATTTCCAGCAATATAtctgaaaatttaaattattacattGATGGTAAAATTCAGTCCAACAGCAGCACTAGCAATTGTGATGTGATTCAGATGGAGTCCAACTCTGCAGACTTGTATGGACTAAATTGTATTATCAGTCCAGTCACAGTGGAAATTTCCCCAAATTTAAAGGTTACACAAACACATGTGAATGAACCTCCTAAGGAACCATCTAGCAGTGGGAGCAATGAATCCAAAAAGAGGAGAACTGCCAGCCCTCCTCTTgtaccaaaaataaaaactgaaatagaCCCAGAACCTATAACTCCTACTAGTTCTTTAAATCTTCCTCTTAGCATTTCAACAGAAAGCTTAccttttcataaagaaaaaggtGTTTATTTGTCGTCAAAATTAAAACAGCTTCTTCAGACACAGGACAGTAAGAAGATAACTCCATCAAGTGAAATCCCTAAAATAGGACCTTCTGTTACATCATCACCTATTTTGCCTCCAGTATCCAGTAGATTTAAAAGGAGGACCAGCTCTCCTCCCAGTTCTCCACAGCACAGTCCAGTACTTCGAGACTTTGTCAAATCAGGTGAGGGAAAAACTGTGTGGAATGATAATATTCGGAGTTCAAAAATGCCAAAGTTAGAAAGCCACAGCAACTCACCTGCTTGGAGCTTGactggaagggaggaaaaagagactTTGAGCCCTCTTTGCTTTGAAGACTATAAAATATCAAAAGACTGGACAGCAACTCCGACTTTTGGCAATGTGTGCAACCAGCAGCCGCTGGATTTATCTAGTGGTGTGAAACAAAGGTCTGATGTCAAAAATAAGAATCAGGTTCCCTGGGAATCTGTTCTGGATTTAAGTGTGCATAAGAAGCCTTGCAGTGATGCTGAAATTAGGGAATGTAAAGAAAATTCCATACAGCCAACCTGTAGTggtgttaaaaagaagaaaccaaccACTTGCATGTTACAGAAGGTTCTCCTGAATGAGTATAATGGAACGGATACAGCCACAGACAGCACACTCGGTGTAAACAGGAGCGTGAGCCCAAGCAAGTCCCTGGAGCCTCAGGCAGAACCTGACATGGATCCCAGTCTGTCTGCATCGTCTTCTGTTGACACTCAGCCCCTTAGTTCCTCTGGTTCCCCTGTGCCACAGGCATCTGCTGTACCTTCCATGTGCCAGCTGCCTCCTTTGTTAACACCAACCAatcctccctccccaccgcccTGCCCGCCTGTGTTAACGGTTGCTACatcacctcctccccttcttccgaCAATGCCGTTATCGATTCCAGATGTCTCTGCCAGTGCCACTAACACTTCTTCTTGTCCATCGCCACTTTCTAACACTACAACCCAGTCTCCACTACCAGTTCTTTCACCTACagtttctccttctccatctcctgttCCTTCTGTTGAACctcttatttctgctgcttcacctggtCCTCCTACACTCTCTtcctcatcttcttcctcttcttcctcttctttctcctcctcttcatcgTCATCATCTCCATCTCCACCTCCTCTTTCTGTAGTTTCTTCTGTTGTTTCCTCTGCTGATAATCTTGAAAATACTCTCCCAATAATAAAACAGGAGGAAGCTGAAAATGAACAACAGAAAGCCAGAGAAGATCCTCATACTTCAAGTGAATCGGGAGTAGTGCAGGAAACATTCAATAAAAGCTTTGTGTGCAATGTCTGTGAATcaccttttctttccattaaagACCTAACGAAGCATTTATCCATTCATGCTGAAGAATGGCCCTTCAAATGTGAATTCTGTGTACAGCTTTTTAGGGATAAAACAGACTTGTCAGAACATCGCTTTCTGCTTCATGGAGTAGGAAATATCTTTGTTTGCTCGGTCTGTAAAAAGGAATTTGCTTTTTTGTGCAATTTGCAACAGCATCAGCGGGATCTCCATCCAGACAAAGAGTGCACACATCATGAGTTTGAAAGTGGGACTTTGAGACCCCAGAATTTTACTGACCCCAGTAAGGCGAATGTGGAGCACATGCAGAGCCTGCCAGAAGATTCTTTGGAACCTTCtaaagaggaggaagatgaagatcTAAATGATTCCTCTGAAGAGCTTTATACTACTATAAAAATAATGGCTTCTGGAGTAAAATCTAAAGACCCAGATGTTCGTATGGGCCTCAATCAACACTACCCAAGCTTTAAGCCACCTCCATTTCAGTATCACCATCGTAATCCTATGGGTATTGGAGTTACGGCAACAAACTTCACTACCCACAATATTCCACAGACATTTACTACTGCCATTCGATGCACAAAATGTGGCAAGAGTGTCGATAACATGCCTGAGTTACACAAACACATACTGGCCTGTGCATCTGCCAGTGATAAAAAGAGATATACGcctaaaaaaaatccagtaccACTGAAACAGACAGTGCAGCCGAAGAATGGCATGGTTGTTATAGCTGGCCCTGGAAAGAATGCCTTCAGACGAATGGGTCAGCCTAAAAGACTTAATTTCAATGTTGAGATTAGCAAAATGTCCtcaaataaactaaaaataagtgcattgaaaaagaaaaaccagcttGTCCAGAAAGCTatcttgcagaaaaagaaatctgcccAGCAGAAGGCAGAATTGAAAAATAATCCATCCGAGTCAGACTCTCACATCTGTCCCTACTGTAATAGAGAGTTTACTTATGTTGGAAGTTTGAATAAACATGCATCATACAGCTGTCCCAAAAAACCTATCTCTCCCTCCTCTAAAAAGAGTTCTTCAAAAAAAAGTGCAAGTTCTTCTTCACCTGCAAGCAGTGAAAAAGGCAACAACCAGCGTAGGCGAACAGCAGATGCAGAAATCAAAATGCAAAGCATGCAGCCTCACTTGGGCAAGACAAGAGCACGAACCTCAGGACCTGCACAAATCCAGCTTCCGTCTGCATccttcaaatcaaaacaaaacgtTAAATTTGTACCTCCCATTCGATCCAAAAAGCCAAATTCATCATGTTCATTGAGGAACTCTAGTCCCGTAAGAGTGTCCAAAATGTCCCATGTTGATGGGAAAAAAACTAAGGTGGTCGCTAAGAACAGCTCGTCTGGAATCTCAGGCAAAGCGTGCCGGAAATTGCATGTCAGAATACAAAGGAATAATAAAGCTGTTTTGCCAAGTAAGTCTGCTGTGGCAACTAAGAAAAAGGCAGACAGATTCACTGTAAAATCTAGAGAGAGGATTGGAGGACCTATTACACGAAGCCTACAACAGGCGGCAAatgcagaggcagcagaaaacaaaagagatgAAAGCAGTACAAAGCAAGAACTAAAAGATTTCAG TTACAGACTCCGCATGGCCTCTAGATGTCCCTCCTCCTCTTCGCATAACACCAGCACCAGGCAATGCAAGAAATCCAACTGCACCGCATCCCACTTCTTCAAGGAATAG